In Methanobacterium sp., a single window of DNA contains:
- a CDS encoding NAD(P)/FAD-dependent oxidoreductase, whose translation MDIVIIGGGPAGRTAAIEASSLGENVTLIEGNKIGGTCLNEGCMVVCGLNEVSKFIIDAKNFKDLGIIDDTHEISFDKVISGVKNTVDKISHVLESETKEAGAEIISGNAELQNEKVTVNDEEHDYDKLIIATGARPFIPEIEGAENAITYKDILNLTELPEGLNIIGSGIIAAEFANIFSTMGVKVNILCRNQFLGMLDMDIKTYLVKNLLTDAFIHENIQTETIYEDHILTEKGQMEGKTLFAAGMIPNSEIASDIVNTNEKGHIIVDNRMQTSRENIYAAGDVARKIGNTPISRAEGVVAARNACEIYSEMDYSLIPYAINLYYDVAFIDSKINGGGMEGYIPGSAGPGSFWRVLEGMTGLTKMNVNEDRGVNKIFSISPSSRTSMAYISKLLREGQKIDDFDDFIEVHPSTDAIYKLMRFFARFE comes from the coding sequence ATGGATATAGTGATTATTGGGGGAGGACCTGCCGGTAGAACTGCAGCCATTGAAGCATCAAGCCTTGGAGAAAACGTTACACTTATTGAAGGAAATAAAATTGGGGGCACTTGCCTTAATGAGGGTTGTATGGTTGTTTGCGGATTAAATGAAGTTTCAAAATTTATTATTGATGCAAAAAACTTTAAAGATCTTGGAATAATTGATGATACTCATGAAATCTCTTTTGATAAAGTAATTAGCGGCGTTAAAAATACTGTAGATAAAATCAGTCATGTTCTTGAATCTGAAACTAAAGAAGCGGGAGCAGAAATAATAAGTGGTAATGCAGAGCTTCAAAATGAAAAAGTCACAGTAAATGACGAAGAGCATGATTATGATAAATTGATTATAGCTACGGGTGCCAGGCCTTTTATTCCTGAAATTGAGGGGGCTGAAAATGCCATTACCTACAAGGATATATTAAATTTAACAGAACTTCCTGAAGGGTTAAATATAATAGGAAGTGGGATCATTGCAGCTGAATTTGCCAATATATTTTCTACTATGGGCGTAAAAGTTAATATTCTATGTAGAAATCAATTTTTAGGAATGCTTGATATGGATATTAAAACATATTTGGTTAAAAATCTTTTAACTGATGCATTTATCCATGAAAATATTCAGACAGAAACGATATACGAAGACCATATTTTAACTGAAAAAGGACAAATGGAAGGTAAAACTTTGTTCGCTGCAGGTATGATCCCCAATTCTGAAATTGCCTCAGATATTGTTAATACCAATGAAAAGGGCCATATAATTGTTGATAATCGGATGCAGACAAGCCGTGAAAACATATATGCAGCAGGAGATGTTGCCAGAAAAATAGGAAACACACCAATTTCAAGGGCAGAAGGAGTAGTAGCAGCTAGAAATGCGTGCGAAATTTATTCAGAGATGGATTACAGCCTTATTCCCTATGCAATTAATCTATATTATGATGTGGCATTTATAGATTCCAAAATCAATGGTGGAGGTATGGAAGGATATATTCCGGGCTCAGCAGGTCCAGGATCATTTTGGAGAGTTCTTGAAGGCATGACAGGCCTCACAAAGATGAATGTAAACGAAGACAGGGGCGTAAATAAGATTTTTTCAATCTCGCCTTCATCACGTACCAGTATGGCTTATATATCTAAATTATTGAGGGAAGGGCAAAAAATTGATGATTTCGATGATT